In one Mus pahari chromosome 21, PAHARI_EIJ_v1.1, whole genome shotgun sequence genomic region, the following are encoded:
- the Thbs2 gene encoding thrombospondin-2, with translation MLWALALLALGIGPRAYAGDHDKDTSFDLFSISNINRKTIGAKQFRGPDPGVPAYRFVRFDYIPPVNTDDLNRIVKLARRKEGFFLTAQLKQDRKSRGTLLVLEGPGTSQRQFEIVSNGPGDTLDLNYWIEGNQHTNFLEDVGLADSQWKNVTVQVASDTYSLYVGCDLIDSVTLEEPFYEQLEVDRSRMYVAKGASRESHFRGLLQNVHLVFADSVEDILSKKGCQHSQGAEVNTISEHTETLHLSPPHITTDLVVQGVEKAQEVCTHSCEELSNMMNELSGLHVMVNQLSRNLERVSSDNQFLLELIGGPLKTRNMSACVQEGRIFAENETWVVDSCTTCTCKKFKTVCHQITCSPATCANPSFVEGECCPSCSHSADSDEGWSPWAEWTECSVTCGSGTQQRGRSCDVTSNTCLGPSIQTRTCSLGKCDTRIRQNGGWSHWSPWSSCSVTCGVGNVTRIRLCNSPVPQMGGKNCKGSGRETKPCQRAPCPIDGRWSPWSPWSACTVTCAGGIRERTRVCNSPEPQYGGKDCVGDVTEHQMCNKRSCPIGELVCEPENPCKDKTHSCHKNAECIYLGHFSDPMYKCECQIGYAGDGLICGEDSDLDGWPNSNLVCATNATYHCIKDNCPKLPNSGQEDFDKDGIGDACDEDDDNDGVSDEKDNCQLLFNPRQLDYDKDEVGDRCDNCPYVHNPAQIDTDNNGEGDACSVDIDGDDVFNERDNCPYVYNTDQRDTDGDGVGDHCDNCPLMHNPDQTDQDNDLVGDQCDNNEDIDDDGHQNNQDNCPYISNSNQADHDNDGKGDACDSDDDNDGIPDDRDNCRLVYNPDQEDSDGDGRGDICKDDFDNDNVPDIDDVCPENNAITETDFRNFQMVPLDPKGTTQIDPNWVIRHQGKELVQTANSDPGIAVGFDEFGSVDFSGTFYVNTDRDDDYAGFVFGYQSSSRFYVVMWKQVTQTYWEDKPSRAYGYSGVSLKVVNSTTGTGEHLRNALWHTGNTEGQVRTLWHDPKNIGWKDYTAYRWHLIHRPKTGYMRVLVHEGKQVMADSGPIYDQTYAGGRLGLFVFSQEMVYFSDLKYECRDV, from the exons ATGCTCTGGGCACTGGCCCTGCTGGCTCTGGGCATAGGGCCAAGAGCTTACG CTGGTGACCATGACAAGGACACTTCATTTGACCTTTTCAGCATCAGCAACATTAACCGGAAGACCATCGGTGCCAAGCAGTTCCGAGGGCCTGACCCTGGGGTGCCCGCCTACCGTTTTGTACGGTTTGACTACATCCCCCCAGTGAACACAGACGACCTCAACAGGATTGTCAAACTTGCGAGGAGAAAGGAGGGCTTCTTCCTGACAGCTCAGCTAAAGCAGGACCGCAAGTCTCGGGGAACACTCCTGGTGTTGGAAGGCCCCGGCACCTCCCAGAGGCAGTTTGAGATTGTGTCCAATGGCCCGGGGGACACTTTGGACCTCAACTACTGGATAGAAGGCAATCAGCATACCAACTTCCTGGAGGATGTGGGCCTAGCTGACTCCCAGTGGAAGAATGTGACTGTGCAGGTGGCCAGTGACACCTATAGCCTGTACGTGGGCTGcgatcttattgacagtgtcacCCTGGAAGAACCGTTCTATGAGCAGCTGGAAGTAGACAGGAGCAGGATGTACGTGGCCAAAGGTGCATCTCGAGAGAGTCACTTCAGG gGTTTGCTGCAGAATGTCCATCTCGTGTTTGCAGATTCTGTGGAAGATATCTTAAGCAAGAAAGGCTGTCAACACAGCCAGGGAG cTGAAGTCAACACCATCAGTGAACATACAGAGACACTCCATCTGAGCCCTCCTCACATCACCACAGATCTCGTGGTCCAGGGGGTGGAGAAGGCACAGGAAGTGTGTACGCACTCCTGCGAGGAGTTGAGCAACATGATGAATGAGCTGTCTGGACTGCATGTCATGGTGAACCAGCTGAGCCGGAACCTGGAGAGAGTG TCTAGTGATAACCAGTTCCTTCTGGAGCTCATTGGGGGTCCTCTGAAGACAAGAAACATGTCGGCCTGTGTGCAGGAGGGCCGAATCTTTGCAGAAAATGAAACCTGGGTTGTGGATAGTTGTACCACATGTACTTGCAAG aaatttaaaacagTCTGCCATCAGATCACCTGCTCGCCTGCAACTTGTGCCAACCCATCTTTTGTGGAAGGCGAGTGCTGTCCATCTTGTTCCCACT CTGCAGACAGTGATGAGGGCTGGTCTCCGTGGGCAGAGTGGACCGAGTGTTCTGTCACCTGTGGCTCTGGGACCCAGCAGAGAGGCCGGTCTTGTGATGTCACCAGCAACACCTGCCTGGGCCCTTCCATTCAGACAAGAACATGCAGCCTGGGCAAATGTGATACGAGAA TCCGTCAGAATGGAGGCTGGAGCCACTGGTCACCCTGGTCTTCATGCTCCGTGACTTGTGGAGTTGGCAATGTCACCCGCATACGTCTCTGCAACTCACCAGTGCCCCAAATGGGAGGCAAGAACTGCAAGGGCAGCGGCCGGGAAACCAAGCCCTGCCAGCGTGCTCCATGCCCAA TTGATGGTCGCTGGAGCCCCTGGTCCCCTTGGTCGGCCTGCACAGTTACCTGTGCTGGAGGGATCCGTGAGCGCACACGTGTTTGCAATAGCCCTGAGCCCCAGTATGGAGGGAAGGACTGTGTCGGGGATGTGACAGAACACCAAATGTGCAACAAGAGGAGCTGCCCTATTGgtgagtta GTGTGTGAGCCAGAGAATCCATGCAAGGACAAGACTCACAGCTGCCACAAGAATGCAGAGTGCATCTACCTGGGCCACTTCAGTGACCCCATGTACAAGTGTGAGTGCCAGATTGGCTACGCAGGTGATGGGCTCATCTGCGGGGAGGACTCAGACCTGGATGGCTGGCCCAACAGCAATCTGGTGTGTGCTACCAATGCCACCTACCACTGCATCAAG GACAACTGCCCCAAACTGCCAAATTCCGGCCAGGAGGATTTTGATAAGGATGGAATCGGAGATGCTTGCGACGAGGATGATGACAATGACGGTGTGAGCGATGAGAAG GATAATTGCCAGCTTCTCTTCAATCCCCGTCAATTAGACTATGACAAGGATGAGGTTGGAGACCGCTGTGACAACTGCCCTTATGTGCACAACCCAGCGCAGATCGACACAGACAATAATGGCGAGGGGGACGCCTGCTCTGTGGACATCGATGGAGACG ATGTTTTCAATGAGCGAGACAATTGTCCATATGTCTACAACACTGACCAGAGAGACACGGATGGTGATGGCGTGGGTGACCACTGTGACAACTGTCCTCTGATGCACAACCCAGATCAG ACCGATCAGGACAATGATCTCGTTGGAGACCAGTGTGATAACAATGAGGACATAGATGATGATGGCCACCAGAACAACCAAGACAACTGCCCGTACATCTCCAACTCCAACCAGGCTGACCATGACAACGACGGCAAGGGCGATGCCTGCGACTCTGACGATGACAACGATGGTATTCCAGATGACAGGGACAACTGCCGGCTTGTGTACAACCCTGACCAGGAAGACTCAGACG GTGACGGTCGAGGTGATATTTGTAAAGATGACTTTGACAACGATAATGTCCCAGATATTGATGATGTGTGCCCCGAGAACAACGCTATCACTGAGACAGACTTCAGAAACTTCCAGATGGTCCCTCTGGATCCCAAGGGGACCACACAAATTGATCCCAACTGGGTAATTCGTCACCAAGGCAAAGAGCTGGTGCAGACAGCAAACTCAGACCCTGGCATCGCTGTAG GTTTCGACGAGTTTGGGTCTGTGGACTTCAGTGGCACTTTCTATGTCAACACTGACCGGGATGACGACTATGCTGGCTTCGTCTTCGGCTACCAGTCAAGCAGTCGCTTCTATGTGGTGATGTGGAAGCAGGTGACCCAGACCTACTGGGAAGACAAGCCCAGTCGGGCTTACGGCTACTCTGGTGTGTCACTCAAAGTGGTAAACTCCACGACTGGTACTGGCGAGCACCTGAGGAATGCCCTGTGGCACACGGGAAACACAGAAGGCCAG GTTCGGACTCTATGGCATGACCCCAAAAACATTGGCTGGAAAGACTACACTGCCTACAGGTGGCACCTGATCCACAGGCCTAAGACAGGCTACATGAG AGTCTTAGTGCATGAAGGAAAGCAAGTCATGGCTGACTCAGGACCAATTTATGACCAAACCTATGCTGGTGGACGGCTGGGCCTGTTTGTCTTCTCCCAAGAGATGGTCTACTTCTCGGACCTCAAGTATGAGTGCAGAG ATGTCTAG